Within Bradymonas sediminis, the genomic segment TCGAGCAGGTCTTCAATAAGGTCGACGCGATCGTTGTCCCTTCCGTCTGGGTCGAAAACTCGCCGCTGGTTATTCACGAGGCGATTCAGGCCGGCGTGCCCGTCATCACCGCCGATGTGGGGGGGATGGCGGAGCATATCGAACACGAGGTCAATGGTCTTTTGTTCCGCCATCGGGACCCCGCGTCGCTGGCAGCACAAATGCAGCGGCTGGCGCTTGAGCCTGCGCTAGCCGAGCAGCTCGGCGCCCACGGGTTTTTGCACTCCGAGTCGGGCGATATCCCGTCGATGAACACACACGTGCGTGACATTGAGGCTATCTACAAAAATGTCCTTGAGCTTCGCGACAAAGCACATCTTGAAAAGCTCGATGGCCCCTGGCGCATCACCTTCGATACCAACCCTGACACTTGTAATATGCGCTGCATAATGTGCGAGGAGCACTCTCAACTCAGCGACAAGCAAACGCAGCGTCGAAAAGCTGGAAAGCCGCGTCGGATTATGTCGATTGACCTCATCCGTCAGGTGCTCGAAGACTCGCGTGGCACGGCGCTGCGCGAGATCATCCCGTCGACGATGGGTGAGCCGCTGCTCTACGAGCATTTCGACCAAATCCTCGATATGTGCGAGGAGTTTGACGTTCAACTCAACCTTACCACTAACGGGACATTCCCCAAAAAGGGCGCGCGCGCCTGGGCGGAGCGAATCGTGCCGGTGACCTCCGATGTAAAGATTTCGTGGAACGGGGCTACCAAGGAGACCCAAGAGAAGATCATGGTGGGTTCAAATTGGGAGCGCGTGCTCGAAAACGTGCGCACCTTTATCGCCGTGCGCGACGCCCACGCCGCGGCTGGCGGCAATTTCTGCCGAGTCACCTTCCAATTGACCTTTATCGAAGAAAATCTCCACGAACTCGCCGATATCATCAAATTAGCGGCTAGTCTCGGGGTCAATCGAGTCAAAGGCCACCACCTCTGGGTTCATTTCGACGGCATGGAGGAGCAGTCAATGCGTCGCTCTCCTGAGGCGATCCGCCGATGGAACGAGGCGGTTCTCAACGCACGAAAAGCGGCGCAAACCCACAAGCTCCCCGACGGCCAAACGATCCTACTTGAGAATATCTATCTGCTCGATGAAGAGGCCACCACGGATATCGCGCCTGGCGGAAAATGTCCGTTCCTGGGCCAAGAGGCGTGGATCAGCGCGATGGGCCGATTCAACCCCTGCTGCGCCCCCGATGAGAAGCGAAAGAGCCTGGGCAGCTTCGGCAATCTTTATGGTCGGAGCATCACCGATATCTGGAATAGTGATGACTATAACCGGCTGGTTCGCAGCTACCGCACCCGCGAGTTGTGCCTGGGGTGCAATATGCGAAAGCCCGCGGAGGAGTCATGAACCTACCTGATTGGAAGAAA encodes:
- a CDS encoding glycosyltransferase; the protein is MKVLKVIHGYPMRYNAGSEVYSQMLCHALAEEHEVRVFTREEDPFAMDFAMRTERDELDARVLKYLVNVPRSKDRYRHVAVDQRFAEVLDVYQPHVVHVGHLNHLSTSLLTEAAAREIPIVYTLHDYWVMCPRGQFMQFFAEDPTELWAACDGQEHQKCAERCYARYFSGSPNERAQDVEMWSDWVARRMAHMREMVEHVDLFIAPSKYLYKRYRDEFGLSERKLEYLDYGFDLERLKGRVRVPDEPFTFGYIGTHIPAKGINHLIEAFGEVNASAQLRIWGRPRGQNTAALKAQAAALGGGAAERIEWLSEYRNEEIVEQVFNKVDAIVVPSVWVENSPLVIHEAIQAGVPVITADVGGMAEHIEHEVNGLLFRHRDPASLAAQMQRLALEPALAEQLGAHGFLHSESGDIPSMNTHVRDIEAIYKNVLELRDKAHLEKLDGPWRITFDTNPDTCNMRCIMCEEHSQLSDKQTQRRKAGKPRRIMSIDLIRQVLEDSRGTALREIIPSTMGEPLLYEHFDQILDMCEEFDVQLNLTTNGTFPKKGARAWAERIVPVTSDVKISWNGATKETQEKIMVGSNWERVLENVRTFIAVRDAHAAAGGNFCRVTFQLTFIEENLHELADIIKLAASLGVNRVKGHHLWVHFDGMEEQSMRRSPEAIRRWNEAVLNARKAAQTHKLPDGQTILLENIYLLDEEATTDIAPGGKCPFLGQEAWISAMGRFNPCCAPDEKRKSLGSFGNLYGRSITDIWNSDDYNRLVRSYRTRELCLGCNMRKPAEES